A stretch of Vannielia litorea DNA encodes these proteins:
- a CDS encoding DUF2218 domain-containing protein, which produces MKASTFFTTENAQRYLGTLCKHFGHKVPVSHEAGFGRIDLPFGACELRAEETGLALTVTAQDRPTLDKTVEVISSHLDRFAFRENPELTWAFTEGATA; this is translated from the coding sequence ATGAAGGCCAGCACATTCTTCACCACCGAAAATGCCCAGCGTTACCTGGGCACGCTCTGCAAGCATTTCGGCCACAAGGTCCCGGTCAGCCATGAAGCCGGGTTCGGCCGGATCGATCTGCCCTTCGGAGCCTGCGAGTTGCGCGCCGAAGAAACCGGGCTGGCCCTGACCGTCACGGCCCAGGACCGTCCGACGCTCGACAAGACCGTCGAGGTCATCTCCAGCCATCTCGACCGTTTCGCCTTCCGTGAGAACCCCGAGCTGACATGGGCTTTCACCGAGGGCGCAACGGCCTGA
- a CDS encoding LysR family transcriptional regulator yields MIEHLRHMAIFARVVDEGSFRAAAKAIGLAPSRVSETVSELEAYLGVTLLYRTTRKIALTNEGRMFYARVAEMLRSAESGLNELNALSLDPVGALRVSMPAFMSSSSLATAIAEFARRHPQVALSLSFTDGRTDLLHDGFDVNIRAGWLDDSSMMSRKLGESARALVAGAGYAASRPRPGHPSEMEDWDWLRYKHRSDATTFHGPAGDTVKVVGQSRLEADSIDALYHFTCQNLGATVLPEHLAARGEAEGKLVRLLPDWQLVPLGFFAVWPDTSRRESLTLLFVRFVAEWQADMVADATGP; encoded by the coding sequence ATGATCGAGCACCTGCGCCACATGGCGATCTTCGCACGGGTCGTCGACGAAGGGTCGTTCCGGGCGGCGGCCAAGGCCATCGGCCTCGCCCCGTCGCGCGTGAGCGAGACCGTGTCGGAGCTTGAGGCCTACCTCGGCGTGACGCTTCTCTACCGCACGACGCGCAAGATCGCGCTGACCAACGAGGGGCGCATGTTCTACGCCCGCGTCGCCGAGATGCTGCGCAGCGCCGAAAGCGGGCTGAACGAGCTGAACGCCCTCTCGCTGGACCCGGTGGGCGCGCTGCGGGTGTCGATGCCGGCCTTCATGTCGTCGTCCTCGCTGGCCACGGCCATCGCCGAGTTCGCCCGGCGGCATCCGCAGGTCGCGCTCTCGCTCAGCTTCACCGACGGGCGCACGGACCTGCTGCACGACGGCTTCGACGTGAACATCCGCGCCGGATGGCTGGACGACAGCTCGATGATGTCGCGCAAGCTGGGCGAGAGTGCGCGGGCATTGGTGGCCGGTGCAGGATATGCCGCCAGCCGCCCCCGCCCCGGCCACCCCTCGGAGATGGAAGACTGGGACTGGCTGCGCTACAAGCACCGCTCCGATGCGACCACGTTCCACGGGCCAGCAGGCGACACGGTAAAGGTCGTCGGCCAGTCCCGGCTGGAGGCCGACAGTATCGACGCGCTTTATCACTTCACCTGTCAGAACCTTGGCGCCACGGTCTTGCCCGAACACCTCGCCGCGCGCGGCGAGGCCGAAGGCAAGCTGGTGCGCCTCTTGCCCGACTGGCAGCTGGTGCCCCTGGGGTTCTTCGCCGTCTGGCCCGACACCTCCCGCCGCGAGAGCCTGACCCTGCTCTTCGTCCGCTTCGTCGCCGAGTGGCAGGCCGACATGGTGGCCGACGCGACCGGCCCATGA
- a CDS encoding contractile injection system protein, VgrG/Pvc8 family: MAAEAHAQTHRLDLAQSYPKLEYTVQYGESDLAFACRMMERFGGRGATSRARSR; the protein is encoded by the coding sequence TTGGCTGCAGAGGCTCACGCGCAGACCCACCGGCTCGACCTGGCCCAGAGCTACCCCAAGCTGGAATACACCGTGCAATACGGCGAGAGCGACCTCGCCTTCGCCTGCCGGATGATGGAGCGCTTCGGGGGCCGGGGGGCAACGAGCCGCGCGAGGTCGAGATAG